One window of Cryptococcus neoformans var. grubii H99 chromosome 11, complete sequence genomic DNA carries:
- a CDS encoding mitochondrial outer membrane 72K protein, whose amino-acid sequence MPPLPTAPPTSIPTPSASVSPTSPPSSFLTRTQKFIEENQRLILLGCAVLAATGAGYYLYSRPDKSSPSTSTAAPSKKNKKKKKKGGEKKDDKYLKNEGDRGPLLEEIQPQTVKEDGSEEAIHLQGVPDQKELEDMSESARNELGATLKDRGNKLYSKKSFQKAIECYTKAIEVSVKKVAVFYSNRAACYGNLTPPDYEKCVADCNEAIKLDRTYTKALKRRATAFENLNRNEEAVRDFTAVTIIERFQDDQASAAVERCLKKLASSRAAEILSKREANLPSPTFISAYLAAFRPHPKPALPENPSQGDLTLSLAFDALEAADYPHALTYAAESIEQGISSKKGEAEAYNLRGTFKFLMGNAEGARDDLQKSLDIDSGFVQSWVKIASVHMELGDPATAFGDFEAAIRHDADNPDIYYHRGQVYFITQEFDKALADYTKSVQLDSSFIFPHIQTAVCQYKMGNVGSSMASFRRILREFPDRGEASNYYGEILLDQQKFSESLDRFDKSIELDKERKPRNVLPFVNKALALFQWKQDIAGAEALCKEALEIDPDCDVAVATLAQLSLQQGKIDEAIKWFEKSAQLARTEGELINAITYEHASKAQVHFLKTYPEFAERLSQIAQAA is encoded by the exons ATGCCTCCTTTGCCCACCGCTCCCCCTACCTCAATCCCAACACCTTCTGCTTCTGTGTCTCCTACCTCACCACCCAGTTCTTTTTTGACCCGCACTCAGAAGTTTATCGAAGAAAATCAGCGACTCATCCTGCTTGGTTGCGCTGTCTTAGCTGCCACTGGTGCTGGCTACTACCTGTACTCCCGACCGGACAAGTCCTCGCCTTCTACTTCGACCGCGGCTCCAtcaaaaaagaacaaaaagaagaagaagaagggtggtgagaagaaggatgacaaGTACTTGAAAAATGAAGGCGACCGGGGACCTCTGCTGGAGGAGATACAGCCTCAGACCGTCAAAGAAGATGGCTCGGAAGAGGCTATCCATCTTCAAGGCGTCCCTGATCAAAAGGAACTTGAAGACATGAGCGAATCTGCTAGAAATGAGCTCGGTGCTACTTTAAAGGACAGAGGAAATAAACTCTACTCTAAGAAGAGTTTCCAAAAGGCCATTGAGTGCTACACCAAAGCAATTGAAGTGTCGGTAAAGAAGGTTGCAGTTTTCTACTCAAACCGTGCCGCTT GTTACGGTAATCTCACCCCTCCCGACTATGAAAAATGTGTGGCGGACTGCAACGAAGCAATCAAGCTCGACCGTACCTATACAAAAGCTTTGAAACGACGTGCTACCGCCTTCGAAAATTTGAACCGCAATGAAGAGGCCGTTAGGGACTTCACTGCTGTGACCATTATTGAGCGTTTCCAGGACGATCAAGCTTCTGCCGCCGTCGAACGTTGCCTTAAGAAACTTGCTAGCAGCCGCGCAGCCGAGATTCTTAGCAAGCGCGAAGCTAATCTTCCTTCACCTACTTTTATATCAGCGTACCTTGCTGCGTTCCGACCCCACCCTAAACCAGCTCTTCCTGAGAATCCCAGCCAGGGCGATCTGACTCTCTCGTTGGCCTTTGATGCTCTTGAGGCGGCAGATTATCCTCACGCACTGACATACGCGGCGGAATCTATCGAGCAAGGCATCAGCTCTAAGAAGGGCGAGGCTGAGGCATACAACTTGCGAGGGACCTTCAAATTCTTGATGGGCAATGCTGAAGGCGCCAGGGATGACTTGCAGAAGAGTTTGGATATTGATTCCGGTTTTGTTCAAAGTTGGGTCAAGATTGCCAGTGTTCACATGGAATTGG GCGATCCTGCGACGGCCTTTGGTGACTTTGAGGCGGCAATCCGACATGATGCCGACAATCCCGATATTTACTACCACCGTGGCCAAG TGTACTTCATCACTCAGGAATTTGACAAGGCCCTTGCAGACTATACTAAGTCTGTTCAACTTGACAGCAGCTTCATTTTCCCTCATATACAGACAGCGGTATGTCAGTATAAGATGGGCAACGTTGGATCTAGTATGGCGTCGTTTAGGAGGATCCTTCGAGAGTTCCCGGATAGAGGAGAAGCAAGCAACTATTA TGGTGAAATTCTTCTCGACCAGCAAAAGTTCTCTGAATCGCTGGACCGTTTTGATAAATCCATCGAGCTTGACAAGGAGCGCAAGCCTCGTAACGTTCTTCCTTTTGTTAACAAGGCCCTCGCCCTTTTCCAATGGAAGCAAGACATTGCTGGCGCTGAGGCCCTCTGCAAGGAGGCACTTGAGATCGATCCAGACTGCGATGTTGCTGTCGCCACATTGGCGCAATTGAGCTTGCAGCAGGGTAAGATCGATGAAGCGATTAAATGGTTTGAAAAGAGTGCGCAGTTGGCTCGGACCGAGGGTGAATTGATAAATGCCATTACAT ATGAACATGCTAGCAAAGCTCAGGTGCACTTCCTCAAGACTTATCCAGAATTCGCGGAAAGACTTAGCCAGATCGCTCAAGCTGCTTAA
- a CDS encoding monosaccharide transporter produces MSSSEKSPVVGPGKIVTYGGLHGNALLYAIVGTATTGFSLFGYDQGLMSGIIASDQFNTEFPATYQHDVNDVHAGTVQGTVTSCYEVGCFLGALFAYFFGERMGRRRVMFMGAIIMIIGTIISVCAFGPGDPRGNVGGFVQFIVGRVITGVGNGANTATIPSWVAESSKAHNRGFLICMEASTVAVGTVIAYWIDFGLSFVNSSVSWRFPIALQILFALILIGGVMVLPESPRWLIAHGYDHEGLRVIAALDSKAEDDPVAIADRNKVSDAIAAQQNVKSNRRRDILKGGKNQHFRRAMVGASTQLFQQIGGCNAVIYYSTVLFENQIGLETTLALILGGVLSIVYAIFALTSFFLVERVGRRKLFLIGTFGQAAAMFITFGCLLPGDAQSAKGGAFGLYLFIAFFGATWLPLPWLYPAELNSMAVRTQANAISTMVNWLFNFTIVQVLPTMTASIGAYTFLFFACINCVFLPFIYLFYPETTGRTLEELDVIFAHAHLTERRPTLVAAELPKLTDFQVQEMTDRYEIHGGAADTENPSAYGAPINAGAPDTSLPPKHPQDDPNYYPDGSRRPSGGTGESGEQTRVTTPSGEKAGATPPA; encoded by the exons ATGTCGAGCAGCGAGAAAAGCCCAGTAGTCGGGCCGGGCAAGATCGTTACTTATGGTGGCCTTCACGGTAACGCCTTGCTCTATGCCATTGTTGGAACCGCCACTACAGGCTTCAGTCTGTTTGGCTAT GACCAAG GTCTCATGTCTGGTATCATTGCCTCTGATCAGTTCAACACCGAATTTCCTGCC ACTTATCAACATGATGTCAACGATGTGCATGCCGGTACCGTCCAAGGTACTGTGACCTCCTGTTATGAAGTTGGTTGCTTCCTGGGTGCCCTTTTCGCCTATTTCTTTGGCGAACGTATGGGCCGTAGACGGGTCATGTTTATGGGCGCCATTATTATGATCATTGGAACTATCATCTCTGTGTGCGCCTTTGGTCCTGGAGATCCCAGAGGCAATGTCGGCGGTTTCGTCCAGTTCATCGTCGGTCGTGTGATCACTGGTGTAGGAAATGGTGCGAACACTGCAACCATTCCTTCCTGGGTTGCCGAAAGTTCCAAAGCGCACAACCGTGGTTTCCTGATTTGTATGGAAGCTTCTACAGTTGCTGTTGGTACTGTCATTGCCTACTGGATCGATTTCGGTCTTTCTTTTGTGAAC AGTTCCGTCTCTTGGCGATTCCCCATTGCCTTGCAAATCCTTTTCGCTCTTATCCTTATCGGTGGTGTTATGGTTCTTCCCGAGTCACCCCGTTGGTTGATTGCCCATGGCTACGATCATGAGGGTTTAAGAGTCATTGCTGCTCTCGACTCTAAAGCTGAAGATGATCCTGTCGCTATTGCGGACAGGAACAAGG TTTCCGATGCCATCGCTGCCCAACAAAATGTCAAGTCTaacaggaggagggacaTCTTGAAAGGTGGCAAAAACCAACACTTCCGAAGAGCCATGGTTGGTGCCTCCACGCAGCTTTTCCAACAAATTGGTGGTTGTAATGC TGTCATTTATTATTCTACCGTCTTGTTTGAGAATCAAATCGGTCTTGAAACCACACTTGCTCTCATTTTAGGCGGTGTTCTCTCTATCGTCTACGCTATATTTGCCctcacctccttcttccttgttgAGCGAGTTGGTCGTCGAAAGCTTTTCCTTATTGGTACTTTTGGACAGGCTGCTGCCATGTTCATCACTTTCGGATGTCTTCTTCCGGGTGATGCTCAATCGGCCAAGGGTGGCGCTTTCGGTCTTTATCTTTTCATTGCGTTCTTTGGTGCTACTTggcttcctctcccttggCTTTACCCTGCCGAGCTCAACTCTATGGCGGTTAGGACTCAGGCAAACGCTATTTCTACTATGGTCAACTGGCTTTTCAACTTCACCATCGTGCAGGTTTTGCCAACGATGACAGCCTCTATTGGCGCTTACACTTTCCTGTTCTTCGCGTGTATTAACTGTGTATTTTTGCCATTCATTTACTTGTTCTATCCAG AGACTACTGGACGAACTTTAGAGGAACTCGATGTTATCTTCGCCCATGCTCATCTTAC CGAGCGTCGTCCTACCCTTGTGGCTGCTGAGCTCCCCAAGCTCACTGATTTCCAAGTCCAAGAAATGACTGATCGGTATGAAATCCACGGCGGTGCCGCCGACACTGAAAACCCCTCGGCCTATGGCGCCCCTATCAACGCTGGTGCTCCTGAcacttcccttccccctAAGCACCCTCAGGATGACCCCAACTACTATCCTGATGGCAGTCGCAGACCTTCAGGGGGGACCGGTGAGAGCGGTGAGCAGACTAGGGTGACTACTCCTTCCGGCGAGAAGGCTGGTGCCACTCCACCAGCATAA
- a CDS encoding Atypical/RIO/RIO2 protein kinase encodes MKLDATDLRYISADEFRVLTAVEMGSKNHEVVPSQLVAELAQIRGGNVKKALGDLAKRNLVARVQNVKYDGFRLTYGGLDYLALRTFSRRKPPSVHSVGTRIGVGKESDIYVVADERGEKRVLKMHRLGRISFRAIKSKRDYLGKRKSASWMYMSRLSAQKEFAFMKALYQHGFPVPVPIDQARHCVVMSLVDGYPLRSVEAVDDPADLYSKLMELIVRLAHAGLIHGDFNEFNVMLLRKTGEPVVIDFPQMVSTRHENAEYFFSRDVNCIRRFFRRRFRYEATSWPTWKNVLEIETGNAENAVQGGVNDGLTDLPVAQNRVRIDLEVEASGFGRALQRELEDYMIEVQDIPGSESDEEEDGEEKEEEEEEEEEEEEEEEEEEEEEEEEEALSSHVQGNDEKELSDEAAVAARLEALRLHRALGNDVSDEDADPDSEHSLTDFTSDDDSDDSDNSTGVAQTDFTTYTPSMRNQPRHHTRLPVKEFENRGGARSAIAKQVERERHQTERKVNAGKTSVKLGKQKGHKWKSSDKYVVGKDSGW; translated from the exons ATGAAATTAGACGCCACCGATCTAAGATACATTTCTGCGGATGAGTTTCGCGTTCTCACTGCT GTTGAGATGGGTTCTAAAAATCACGAAGTAGTTCCCTCGCAGCTTGTTGCCGAGTTGGCCCAGATTCGTGGGGGGAATGTCAAGAAAGCCTTAGGCGACCTTGCAAAACGTAACCTTGTGGCTAGAGTACAAAATGTCAAAT ATGATGGATTCAGGTTGACTTATGGTGGTTTGGACTATCTTGCCTTGAGGACCTTCTCTCGCAGAAAGCCACCCAGTGTTCATTCAGTGGGGACTAGAATTGGTGTCGGCAAAGAAAGCGATATTTATGTCGTCGCAGATGAGCGCGGTGAAAAAAGGGTATTGAAGATGCATAG GTTGGGAAGAATCAGTTTCAGAGCTATAAAGAGCAAACGAGACTATcttgggaagaggaagagtgctTCTTGGATGTACATGAGCAGACTTTCAGCTCAGAAGGAATTCGCTTTTATGAAA GCACTTTATCAACATGGCTTTCCTGTACCAGTCCCCATCGATCAGGCCCGTCATTGCGTTGTCATGTCTCTGGTTGATGGCTACCCATT ACGGTCTGTCGAAGCCGTGGACGATCCCGCGGATTTATACTCTAAACTGATGGAGCTTATTGTCCGTTTAGCCCATGCTGGCTTAATTCATGGAGACTTCAATGAGTTCAACGTCATGCTTTTGAGGAAGACTGGGGAGCCCGTCGTGATTGACTTTCCTCAAATGGTCAGCACTAGACATGAGAATGCGGAATA CTTTTTCAGTCGTGACGTGAATTGTATTCGTCGTTTCTTCAGAAGGCGTTTCAGATATGAAGCTACTTCTTGGCCAACCTGGAAGAATGTTTTGGAAATCGAAACTGGAAATGCTGAGAATGCTGTACAAGGGGGGGTAAACGACGGTCTAACGGATCTTCCGGTGGCCCAGAATCGTGTGAGGATCGACTTGGAAGTGGAGGCCAGTGGCTTCGGGCGTGCTCTGCAACGCGAGCTTGAGGAC TATATGATTGAAGTGCAAGATATTCCCGGCAGtgagagtgatgaagaagaagacggagaagaaaaggaagaggaggaagaggaggaagaggaggaagaggaggaagaggaggaagaggaggaagaggaggaagaggaggaggcctTATCATCACACGTTCAAGGCAATGATGAAAAAGAGCTTTCTGACGAAGCTGCTGTGGCGGCTCGTCTGGAAGCACTCCGCCTTCATCGCGCCTTGGGTAATGATGTCAGCGACGAAGATGCCGACCCCGATTCGGAACACTCCCTTACTGACTTCACGTCTGACGATGACTCAGATGATTCGGATAATTCCACGGGTGTTGCTCAGACAGACTTCACAACATACACACCCTCAATGCGTAATCAACCTCGTCATCATACGAGATTACCGGTGAAGGAGTTCGAAAATAGAGGGGGAGCAAGGAGTGCCATTGCAAAACAGgtagagagagagagacaTCAGACGGAGAGGAAGGTCAATGCGGGTAAAACAAGTGTGAAGTTGGGTAAGCAGAAGGGTCATAAATGGAAGAGCAGTGATAAGTACGTAGTTGGGAAGGATAGTGGATGGTGA
- a CDS encoding ATP-dependent metalloprotease, which yields MLSRSVQAAGLDLFVSSRTASLSCQKYGARSSSNLKIPRKRSQVISLPCISSRALHSSASWNGIFSSRSTTAKPSETQTDVDQPLTPFQARIAELEIKAHANKEDPDAQLEFLRQLSEGGEFAGLVAYYEGMALAEDTSGSRALLRNDEAWGIFMDALARSGRLGDIVAMVRRRDQLLASIGANGASSPSTLLVSNPTPPSASANNSSISTSSVTSPGPSLTSSLLSRAMPPTSLANVSNASTSQSHPGAGSPLNPIYVQMAPPTPQMNAWRALRWVAGFLLWGFIILTVMSMVIENTGLLKAGPGPVEFEPEEGKIVKFSDVHGVEEAKAELEEIVEFLKNPEKFSALGGKLPKGVLLTGPPGTGKTMLARAVAGEAEVPFLFASGSSFDEMFVGVGAKRVRELFAAARKKAPAIIFIDELDAIGSKRSAKDQHYMKQTLNQLLVELDGFEQAEGVIIIAATNFPESLDKALTRPGRFDRHVVVGLPDVRGRIEILKHHMSEVQYDVDVDPSVIARGCPGMSGADLQNLVNQAAVKASRDGSNSVQLKHFEWAKDRILMGAERRSHYVTEESKRATAYHEGGHALVALHTPGAMPLHKVTIMPRGQALGITFQLPEQDKDSYTRREFNAMIDVALGGRAAEEMIFGHDNVTSGCSSDLQRATDVATRMIRNYGFSDKVGLVAHGDEESVYLSSKKKDEIESEIRSFLDQSMTRTENLLKSHEDELHRLADALIEYETLSLDEVKQVLEGKRLNRPTTEGESLKGQGEKSGKGPIVDGI from the exons ATGCTTTCTAGGTCTGTGCAGGCAGCAGGGTTGGACCTGTTTGTGTCTTCCAGGACAGCCAGTCTAAGCTGCCAAAAATATGGTGCGCGAAGTTCGTCAAATCTTAAG ATCCCGAGAAAAAGGTCGCAAGTGATCTCGCTACCTTGCATTTCTTCTCGAGCCCTCCACAGTTCTGCATCCTGGAATGGCATTTTTAGTTCTCGGTCTACCACCGCGAAACCGTCAGAAACGCAAACGGATGTCGATCAACCTTTAACTCCTTTCCAAGCTCGAATTGCAGAACTGGAGATCAAGGCTCATGCAAATAAAGAGGATCCAGACGCCCAGCTTGAATTTTTACGCCAGCTCTCCGAAGGAGGAGAATTCGCAGGTTTGGTGGCGTACTACGAAGGAATGGCTCTTGCCGAGGATACATCTGGAAGTCGGGCTCTTTTGAGGAATGATGAAGCATGGGGCATATTCATGGATGCATTGGCGAGGTCAGGCAGGTTGGGTGACATAGTGGCTATGGTCAGGAGAAGAGATCAGCTGCTAGCATCCATAGGTGCTAATGGCGCGTCTTCCCCGTCTACGCTTTTGGTATCCAATCCTACACCACCCTCTGCATCAGCAAACAATTCGTCAATCTCAACATCTTCTGTCACTTCTCCAGGTCCTTCATTGACGTCGTCTTTGCTAAGCCGGGCGATGCCACCAACTTCCCTAGCAAATGTTTCAAATGCTTCTACCTCTCAGTCTCATCCTGGCGCAGGTTCCCCGCTAAACCCTATATACGTGCAAATGGCTCCCCCTACCCCACAGATGAATGCCTGGCGAGCTTTACGTTGGGTGGCTGGATTCCTGCTATGGGGGTTTATCATTCTCACGGTCATGTCGATGGTCATAGAGAACACTGGGCTACTAAAGGCAGGCCCTGGTCCTGTCGAGTTTGAACCAGAGGAGGGCAAAATAGTCAAATTTAGTGATGTCCATGgagtggaagaagccaaagcA GAATTGGAGGAAATTGTCGAGTTTCTCAAGAACCCAGAGAAGTTCTCGGCACTTGGGGGGAAGCTTCCAAAAGGAGTCCTTCTGACTGGCCCTCCTGGTACCGGTAAGACTATGCTTGCTCGTGCTGTAGCAGGCGAGGCGGAAGTCCCATTTTTGTTCGCCTCTGGTTCAAGTTTTGACGAAATGTTTGTTGGTGTCGGAG CCAAGCGTGTCAGGGAGCTATTCGCTGCTGCCAGAAAGAAGGCCCCCGCCATCATTTTTATTGATGAACTCGACGCTATTGGCTCCAAACGAAGTGCCAAAGATCAACATTACATGAAGCAAACTTTGAATCAGCTTCTTGTGGAACTTGACGGCTTTGAACAGGCGGAAGGTGTTATCATCATTGCGGCGACCAACTTCCCTGAATCTCTCGACAAAGCGCTTACCCGCCCTGGACGTTTTGATAGACATG TTGTGGTCGGTCTTCCTGACGTCCGCGGGCGTATAGAGATTCTCAAGCATCATATGTCCGAGGTGCAATACGATGTGGACGTTGACCCTAGTGTCATTGCACGAGGCTGTCCTGGTATGAGCGGTGCAGATTTGCAGAACCTAGTCAATCAGGCAGCTGTCAAGGCGTCCAGGGATGGATCGAACAGCGTCCAATTGAAGCATTTCGAATGGGCTAAAG ACCGTATTTTGATGGGAGCTGAAAGGAGATCCCATTATGTTACAGAGGAGTCCAAACGAGCAACTGCTTATCACGAAGGTGGTCATGCTCTTGTTGCTCTCCATACTCCTGGTGCCATGCCTCTGCATAAAGT TACTATCATGCCCAGAGGCCAAGCTCTTGGCATTACTTTTCAGCTACCCGAACAAGACAAAG ACTCATACACCCGTCGCGAATTCAATGCTATGATTGACGTTGCCCTTGGCGGCCGTGCGGCTGAGGAGATGATATTCGGGCATGACAACGTGACAAGTGGATGCTCAAGCGACCTTCAACGTGCAACGGATGTTGCTACTAGGATGATTCGG AATTACGGTTTCAGTGACAAAGTTGGATTAGTTGCCcatggagatgaagaatctGTATATCTTTCAAGtaagaagaaagacgagaTCGAAAGCGAAATTCGGAG TTTCCTAGATCAAAGTATGACCAGAACGGAGAATCTTCTCAAGTCACATGAAGATGAGTTACATAGA TTGGCTGATGCTCTCATTGAGTATGAAACTCTATCGTTGGATGAAGTAAAGCAGGTGCTAGAGGGAAAGCGATTAAACAGACCAACaactgaaggagaaagtTTAAAAGGTCAAGGTGAAAAAAGTGGGAAGGGTCCCATTGTTGACGGCATTTAG
- a CDS encoding MFS transporter codes for MRYKMPYVTHAVDLSIIWPAPQVFHFLHQNPIQINQGIMEKSSSGYEAPAALSYEQQLKETGKSEFQETVGEAQAPSSAALKVAGLHDEGLAPGTETRKRIEKRLKLKLDLRFSILIFIYILNYIDRNNAAAARLKGFEEDLNLTGQQFPTILSILYVGYILFQVPSNMLLNHIGRPSIYIPIAMLIWGMISVLTGVCHNYVGVLLTRLFLGVVEAAFLPGALFILSKWYRKDEISLRYTLLYCGNLISNAFGSLIAAGVLANMGGKLGHAAWRWLFYIEGALTMFFALVAMFMLPDFPHNSKRGFTEEELKVAQLRMLEDVGEIDQDSKDEKWHTGFIMAVTDWKIYILMGSLTTCVTGLSFNIYFPTLTKTLGYGTTETLLLAAPPWIFSCLLALANSTHSDRTNEKFWHSTWPLLMGIVGFIISIAVPPEKKAGRYVALFLQAGSYAGYIIMYTWMSSSFPRPPAKRAVALAFMNAMSQVGNIVGSYIWPTKFGPSYAKSYGIVLSMFGATILLNLWFRMILMRANKRLEEGERAFDEHGDTLERAAALESTTVQDAMRMQRGFRYLV; via the exons ATGAGGTACAAAATGCCATACGTCACGCACGCCGTAGATCTTTC TATCATTTGGCCAGCTCCGCAAGtctttcattttcttcatcagaaCCCAATACAAATAAACCAAGGTATTATGGAAAAGAGCAGCTCAGGTTACGAAGCGCCTGCAGCCCTTAGTTATGAGCAGCAGCTTAAGGAGACTGGGAAGTCCGAATTTCAAGAAACAGTCGGCGAAGCTCAGGCTCCTTCGTCGGCTGCTTTGAAGGTTGCTGGATTGCACGACGAGGGTCTTGCCCCCGGTACTGaaacaagaaaaagaatcgagaagagattgaaaTTGAAGCTCGATTTAAGATTCAGCATCCTTATTTTCATATACA TTCT CAACTATATCGACAGAAATAATGCTGCCGCTGCAAGATTGAAGgggtttgaagaagacCTCAATCTTACCGGTCAACAATTTCCTACAATCCTTTCAATCCTTTAT GTAGGATATATTCTATTCCAAG TCCCGTCAAATATGCTTCTG AATCATATCGGCCGGCCATCTATCTATATCCCTATTGCGATGCTTATC TGGGGAATGATTAGCGTCCTCACAGGTGTTTGCCATAATTATGTAGGCGTTCTCCTTACCCGGCTTTTCTTGGG TGTAGTAGAAGCAGCCTTTTTACCTGGCGCGCTATTC ATTCTGAGCAAATGGTATCGAAAAGATGAAATCAGTCTTCGTTACACCCTTCTATACTGTGGAAATTTAATTTCCAATGCTTTTG GCTCTTTGATTGCTGCCGGTGTGTTGGCCAATATGGGTGGTAAATTGGGGCACGCGGCTTGGCGCTGGCTTTTCTACA TCGAAGGGGCTCTCACCATGTTCTTTGCTCTGGTTGCCATGTTCATGCTTCCTGATTTCCCCCATAATAGCAAGCGTGGATTCACCGAAGAGGAGCTTAAGGTCGCACAGCTGAGAATGCTTGAAGACGTCGGGGAAATAGACCAGGACTCaaaggacgagaaatggcATACAGGATTTATCATGGCTGTAACT GATTGGAAAATCTATATTCTCATGGGCAGTCTGACTACCTGTGTCACTGGCTTATCGTTTAACAT CTATTTTCCGACTTTGACGAAGACTCTAGGCTATGGCACAACAGAAACTCTGCTCCTTGCAGCCCCTCCTTGGATT TTCTCGTGCCTTCTCGCTCTTGCTAATTCAACGCACTCTGATCGCACTAACGAGAAGTTCTGGCATTCGACTTGGCCTTTACTGATGGGGATTGTGGGATTTATTATCTCCATAG CTGTGCCTCCCGAGAAAAAAGCAGGTCGCTATGTTGCCTTGTTCCTACAGGCGGGATCTTATGCAGGGTACATCATA ATGTACACATGGATGAGTAGTTCTTTTCCTCGACCGCCAGCCAAAAGGGCTGTGGCGCTTGCATTCATG AATGCTATGTCGCAAGTTGGTAACATTGTTGGCAGT TACATTTGGCCTACCAAGTTCGGGCCTAGCTACGCCAAGTCCTACGGTATTGTTTTGTCTATGTTTGGGGCCACTATTCTG CTCAATCTATGGTTCCGAATGATCCTCATGCGCGCCAATAAGCGCCTTGAGGAAGGTGAGAGAGCGTTTGATGAACATGGAGATACTCTTGAGCGGGCAGCCGCTTTGGAGAGTACAACCGTGCAAGATGCTATGCGCATGCAGAGAGGATTCAGGTACCTTGTATAA
- a CDS encoding MFS transporter, variant 2, with product MEKSSSGYEAPAALSYEQQLKETGKSEFQETVGEAQAPSSAALKVAGLHDEGLAPGTETRKRIEKRLKLKLDLRFSILIFIYILNYIDRNNAAAARLKGFEEDLNLTGQQFPTILSILYVGYILFQVPSNMLLNHIGRPSIYIPIAMLIWGMISVLTGVCHNYVGVLLTRLFLGVVEAAFLPGALFILSKWYRKDEISLRYTLLYCGNLISNAFGSLIAAGVLANMGGKLGHAAWRWLFYIEGALTMFFALVAMFMLPDFPHNSKRGFTEEELKVAQLRMLEDVGEIDQDSKDEKWHTGFIMAVTDWKIYILMGSLTTCVTGLSFNIYFPTLTKTLGYGTTETLLLAAPPWIFSCLLALANSTHSDRTNEKFWHSTWPLLMGIVGFIISIAVPPEKKAGRYVALFLQAGSYAGYIIMYTWMSSSFPRPPAKRAVALAFMNAMSQVGNIVGSYIWPTKFGPSYAKSYGIVLSMFGATILLNLWFRMILMRANKRLEEGERAFDEHGDTLERAAALESTTVQDAMRMQRGFRYLV from the exons ATGGAAAAGAGCAGCTCAGGTTACGAAGCGCCTGCAGCCCTTAGTTATGAGCAGCAGCTTAAGGAGACTGGGAAGTCCGAATTTCAAGAAACAGTCGGCGAAGCTCAGGCTCCTTCGTCGGCTGCTTTGAAGGTTGCTGGATTGCACGACGAGGGTCTTGCCCCCGGTACTGaaacaagaaaaagaatcgagaagagattgaaaTTGAAGCTCGATTTAAGATTCAGCATCCTTATTTTCATATACA TTCT CAACTATATCGACAGAAATAATGCTGCCGCTGCAAGATTGAAGgggtttgaagaagacCTCAATCTTACCGGTCAACAATTTCCTACAATCCTTTCAATCCTTTAT GTAGGATATATTCTATTCCAAG TCCCGTCAAATATGCTTCTG AATCATATCGGCCGGCCATCTATCTATATCCCTATTGCGATGCTTATC TGGGGAATGATTAGCGTCCTCACAGGTGTTTGCCATAATTATGTAGGCGTTCTCCTTACCCGGCTTTTCTTGGG TGTAGTAGAAGCAGCCTTTTTACCTGGCGCGCTATTC ATTCTGAGCAAATGGTATCGAAAAGATGAAATCAGTCTTCGTTACACCCTTCTATACTGTGGAAATTTAATTTCCAATGCTTTTG GCTCTTTGATTGCTGCCGGTGTGTTGGCCAATATGGGTGGTAAATTGGGGCACGCGGCTTGGCGCTGGCTTTTCTACA TCGAAGGGGCTCTCACCATGTTCTTTGCTCTGGTTGCCATGTTCATGCTTCCTGATTTCCCCCATAATAGCAAGCGTGGATTCACCGAAGAGGAGCTTAAGGTCGCACAGCTGAGAATGCTTGAAGACGTCGGGGAAATAGACCAGGACTCaaaggacgagaaatggcATACAGGATTTATCATGGCTGTAACT GATTGGAAAATCTATATTCTCATGGGCAGTCTGACTACCTGTGTCACTGGCTTATCGTTTAACAT CTATTTTCCGACTTTGACGAAGACTCTAGGCTATGGCACAACAGAAACTCTGCTCCTTGCAGCCCCTCCTTGGATT TTCTCGTGCCTTCTCGCTCTTGCTAATTCAACGCACTCTGATCGCACTAACGAGAAGTTCTGGCATTCGACTTGGCCTTTACTGATGGGGATTGTGGGATTTATTATCTCCATAG CTGTGCCTCCCGAGAAAAAAGCAGGTCGCTATGTTGCCTTGTTCCTACAGGCGGGATCTTATGCAGGGTACATCATA ATGTACACATGGATGAGTAGTTCTTTTCCTCGACCGCCAGCCAAAAGGGCTGTGGCGCTTGCATTCATG AATGCTATGTCGCAAGTTGGTAACATTGTTGGCAGT TACATTTGGCCTACCAAGTTCGGGCCTAGCTACGCCAAGTCCTACGGTATTGTTTTGTCTATGTTTGGGGCCACTATTCTG CTCAATCTATGGTTCCGAATGATCCTCATGCGCGCCAATAAGCGCCTTGAGGAAGGTGAGAGAGCGTTTGATGAACATGGAGATACTCTTGAGCGGGCAGCCGCTTTGGAGAGTACAACCGTGCAAGATGCTATGCGCATGCAGAGAGGATTCAGGTACCTTGTATAA